A region from the Oceanidesulfovibrio marinus genome encodes:
- the aat gene encoding leucyl/phenylalanyl-tRNA--protein transferase, with product MAIFYLPKDGVGFPDPQGADPDGLLAVGGDLSPRRLTAAYALGIFPWYHQGSPILWWSPDPRCVLEPENLVVGKRLARTLRQRGYAVTLDRVFDRVIESCAFTCRHGEYGTWITSEMMDAYTALYDAGLVHSVEVWNGSGKLVGGLYGVSLGRVFYGESMFHTASDASKAGLVCLVRLLEQHGFTLMDCQQTTPHMLRFGAYEIPRAEFNRRLSTAVREETLRGSWSHWLLDPENPPRS from the coding sequence GTGGCCATATTCTATTTGCCCAAAGACGGGGTAGGATTTCCCGATCCCCAGGGCGCAGATCCCGACGGCTTGCTTGCGGTGGGGGGAGACCTCTCCCCCCGCAGGCTCACCGCGGCCTACGCCTTGGGGATTTTTCCATGGTACCACCAGGGCAGCCCCATCCTCTGGTGGTCGCCGGACCCGCGCTGCGTTCTGGAGCCGGAGAACCTCGTGGTGGGCAAGCGTCTGGCCAGAACCCTGCGCCAGCGCGGCTACGCCGTGACTCTGGACAGGGTCTTCGACCGCGTCATCGAGTCCTGTGCCTTCACCTGCCGCCATGGCGAGTACGGCACCTGGATCACCTCGGAGATGATGGACGCCTACACCGCACTCTACGACGCCGGACTCGTGCACTCGGTGGAGGTGTGGAACGGCTCCGGCAAGCTCGTGGGCGGCCTGTACGGCGTCTCACTGGGGCGGGTGTTCTACGGCGAGTCCATGTTCCACACAGCCAGCGACGCCTCCAAGGCCGGGCTGGTCTGTCTCGTCCGGCTGCTGGAGCAGCACGGCTTCACCCTGATGGATTGCCAGCAGACCACGCCGCATATGCTGCGTTTTGGCGCGTATGAGATCCCCCGTGCCGAGTTCAACCGGAGGTTGAGCACCGCCGTGCGTGAGGAAACCCTCCGGGGCTCCTGGAGCCACTGGCTGCTCGATCCCGAAAACCCGCCGCGCTCCTGA
- a CDS encoding acyltransferase yields MANNVALQDFPEPPSVGRHPQRIYYLDVLRVLSIFGVIAMHAVDISRTDLSDMRTWWIGHALITFSYFGVPVLVMISGAILLSPEKRLDVIPFYKKRLPKIVIPLIAWSFIYYIRDVLDGVTFWLPTFFKRLLTGSWAGHLWFLYMMICIYFMTPFIRKMFVGDGKNEDMRLAKTFLILYFLYNAFLFFVEMAYQSHPSYYMREALFSFYMFYFVLGYYIRRSDIPKSIGLMLSPPLFFIGGILTFWSYYQYSIVLRSRWPAFFDFGTPFVMLMAFAIFLFFKSLTYRDSRFMRAVIYVSKMSYGIYLCHMLVLDVFSGQLLPIFDGTLLPPFSIRSFEPLLSGPLLIVVTFAISLLITMGLHRVRWLRWLVP; encoded by the coding sequence ATGGCGAACAACGTCGCACTTCAAGATTTTCCCGAACCACCTTCTGTCGGTCGCCACCCCCAACGCATATACTATCTGGATGTGCTGCGAGTCCTCTCCATTTTCGGGGTCATCGCAATGCATGCCGTTGATATATCCCGCACCGATTTATCGGACATGCGCACGTGGTGGATTGGCCATGCACTGATCACATTCTCATACTTTGGCGTACCTGTACTCGTGATGATCTCTGGAGCCATATTGCTCTCTCCAGAAAAACGACTTGACGTCATTCCCTTCTACAAAAAGCGCCTTCCCAAAATAGTCATACCGCTTATTGCATGGTCATTCATATACTATATACGTGACGTACTAGACGGAGTGACGTTCTGGCTGCCTACCTTCTTCAAACGCCTGCTGACTGGAAGTTGGGCCGGGCACCTGTGGTTTCTGTATATGATGATCTGCATATATTTCATGACGCCATTCATTCGAAAGATGTTTGTAGGAGATGGAAAGAATGAGGACATGCGACTGGCTAAGACATTTCTCATTCTCTATTTCTTGTACAATGCTTTTCTTTTCTTTGTTGAAATGGCTTACCAATCCCATCCATCCTATTACATGCGGGAAGCATTATTCTCTTTCTACATGTTTTATTTTGTTCTTGGATATTATATACGCCGCTCAGACATCCCAAAGTCCATTGGGCTCATGCTTTCCCCGCCCTTGTTTTTTATCGGCGGCATTCTCACATTCTGGAGCTACTACCAGTACAGTATTGTGCTAAGAAGCCGCTGGCCTGCGTTTTTTGATTTCGGAACGCCATTCGTCATGTTGATGGCTTTCGCAATCTTTTTATTCTTCAAGTCGCTCACGTACCGTGACAGCCGCTTCATGCGCGCGGTTATCTACGTCTCCAAGATGTCGTACGGCATCTACCTGTGCCACATGCTTGTCTTGGACGTATTCAGCGGGCAGCTCTTGCCTATTTTCGACGGCACGCTGCTACCACCATTCTCGATAAGAAGCTTTGAGCCGCTTCTCAGTGGACCGTTGCTTATCGTCGTGACGTTCGCAATCTCACTGCTGATTACCATGGGCTTACATAGAGTTCGCTGGCTTCGCTGGCTCGTCCCCTGA
- a CDS encoding potassium channel family protein gives MKLGHSSLRYSRLRGRFGIFWPVIIGSMVLCTIFILAIIFYMVVEGWAFWDSFYMTVITLSTVGFQEVQPLSVPGRIFTSALILTGVGSFAFMAGSVAQLLVEGKINEILGRRRVHKTIGKLSGHYIVCGYGRIGAIVSREITRDGHPLVVIENDPETLIKLEQQDILHVAGDATSDEVLLSAGLERASCLITALTQEASNVYVVLTARQLNPTITIISRADNEKHINRLERAGANRVVLPHTIGGVRMAQSALRPTVTSFLEIAVRGGIDLQMEELHISKDSTLVGKDLIESRIRQDYNIIIVAIQKSDGKMHFNPTPKYVIEAGDTLLAIGGQDNLTQVSEVL, from the coding sequence ATGAAGCTGGGCCACTCCTCGTTGCGCTACTCCAGGTTGCGCGGGCGTTTCGGCATCTTCTGGCCGGTCATCATCGGATCGATGGTGCTCTGCACCATCTTCATCCTCGCCATCATCTTCTATATGGTCGTGGAGGGCTGGGCCTTCTGGGACAGCTTCTACATGACCGTCATCACACTCTCCACCGTGGGCTTCCAGGAGGTGCAGCCTCTGTCCGTGCCTGGGCGGATATTCACCTCCGCGCTCATCCTCACCGGTGTCGGCAGCTTCGCATTCATGGCCGGCTCCGTGGCGCAGCTCCTGGTGGAGGGAAAGATCAACGAAATTCTCGGGAGAAGACGCGTGCACAAGACCATCGGCAAGCTGTCGGGCCATTACATCGTGTGCGGCTACGGCCGCATCGGCGCCATTGTGTCCCGCGAGATAACCCGCGATGGGCATCCTCTGGTCGTTATCGAGAACGATCCGGAAACGCTGATCAAGCTGGAGCAGCAGGACATCCTGCACGTTGCCGGGGACGCCACCTCCGACGAAGTGCTGCTCTCCGCCGGGCTGGAGCGCGCCTCCTGCCTCATCACCGCTCTGACCCAGGAAGCGTCCAACGTCTACGTGGTGCTCACGGCGCGGCAGCTCAACCCCACCATCACCATCATCTCCCGAGCCGACAACGAGAAGCACATCAACCGGCTGGAGCGCGCAGGGGCCAACCGCGTGGTTCTGCCGCACACCATCGGCGGCGTGCGCATGGCCCAGAGCGCCCTGCGGCCCACGGTTACTTCGTTTCTGGAAATCGCCGTGCGCGGGGGGATCGACCTGCAGATGGAGGAGCTGCACATCAGCAAGGACTCCACGCTGGTGGGCAAGGATCTCATCGAGTCGCGAATCCGCCAGGACTACAATATCATCATCGTGGCCATCCAAAAGAGCGATGGTAAAATGCACTTCAATCCCACCCCGAAGTACGTCATCGAAGCGGGCGACACGCTGCTTGCCATCGGCGGGCAGGACAACCTCACGCAAGTGTCGGAGGTCCTGTAA
- the uvrB gene encoding excinuclease ABC subunit UvrB: MSDRFKLVSEFTPKGDQPTAIEALAENLEQGVRDQVLLGATGTGKTFTMASVIERLNRPALILAPNKTLAAQLYNEFRALFPKNAVEYFVSYYDYYQPEAYVPQSDTYIEKDSSINDEIDKLRHAATHALLTRRDVVIVASVSCIYGLGSPEYYSKMVIPVEVGQTLSMKALMNRLVEVQYTRNDLDFHRGTFRVRGDVLEVIPAYHHERALRLEFFGDEIEAMYEVDPLTGEVGESVSKTVIYPASHYVSDRDNLTRAMEDIREELGERLRAFQEENKLVEAQRLEQRTMLDLEMIEEMGYCNGIENYSRHLDGRTQGEPPSCLLDYFPDDFLLFIDESHIAVSQVGAMYKGDISRKSTLVEYGFRLPSALDNRPLHFDEFLERINQTIYVSATPANWEIERSQGIVVEQIIRPTGLLDPMVEVRPTKGQVDDLMAEIKARAESDERVLVTTLTKRMAEDLTEYCNNLGVPARYLHSDIDTLERVAIIQALRAGEFTALVGINLLREGLDIPEVSLVAILDADKEGFLRSTRSLIQTFGRAARNVGGRVILYADAMTPSMRNAIEETERRREKQLAYNEEHGITPETVKKELSNILESIYAGSKDKTKRDRRREVVLAEEGADYSMNPAAASREIKKLERAMREAAKDLEFERAAELRDRIRAIRETFLAPQED, encoded by the coding sequence ATGAGCGATCGTTTCAAACTCGTCAGCGAATTCACTCCCAAGGGAGACCAGCCCACGGCCATTGAGGCGCTAGCGGAAAACCTGGAGCAGGGCGTACGCGACCAGGTGCTCCTGGGCGCCACGGGCACGGGCAAGACCTTCACCATGGCCAGCGTCATCGAACGCCTGAACCGGCCCGCGCTGATTCTTGCTCCCAACAAGACCTTGGCCGCGCAGCTCTACAACGAGTTCCGGGCCCTGTTCCCCAAGAACGCGGTGGAGTACTTCGTCAGCTACTACGACTATTACCAGCCGGAAGCGTACGTTCCCCAGTCGGACACCTATATCGAGAAAGACTCGTCCATCAACGATGAGATAGACAAGCTGCGCCACGCCGCCACGCACGCGCTGCTCACCCGGCGCGACGTGGTCATCGTGGCCTCGGTCTCCTGCATCTATGGCCTGGGCTCGCCGGAATACTACTCCAAGATGGTCATCCCGGTGGAGGTGGGCCAGACCCTTTCCATGAAGGCGCTGATGAACCGGCTGGTGGAGGTGCAGTACACCCGCAACGACCTGGACTTCCACCGCGGCACTTTCCGCGTGCGCGGCGACGTGCTGGAGGTTATTCCGGCCTACCACCACGAGCGCGCCCTGCGGCTGGAGTTCTTCGGCGACGAGATCGAGGCCATGTACGAGGTGGATCCCCTGACCGGCGAGGTGGGCGAGTCCGTCTCCAAGACCGTTATCTATCCGGCCAGCCACTACGTATCGGACCGCGACAACCTCACCCGCGCCATGGAAGACATCCGCGAGGAGCTGGGGGAGCGCCTGCGCGCCTTCCAGGAAGAGAACAAACTGGTGGAGGCCCAGCGGCTGGAGCAGCGTACCATGCTCGATCTCGAAATGATTGAGGAGATGGGCTACTGCAACGGCATCGAGAACTACTCGCGCCATCTGGACGGCCGCACGCAGGGCGAGCCGCCCTCGTGTCTGCTGGACTACTTTCCGGACGACTTCCTCCTGTTCATCGACGAGTCGCACATCGCCGTCTCCCAGGTGGGGGCCATGTACAAGGGCGATATCTCCCGCAAGTCCACCCTGGTGGAGTACGGCTTCCGCCTGCCGTCTGCCCTGGACAACCGGCCCCTCCACTTTGATGAGTTCCTGGAGCGCATCAACCAGACCATCTATGTCTCGGCCACGCCTGCCAACTGGGAGATCGAGCGCTCCCAGGGCATCGTTGTCGAGCAGATTATCCGGCCCACCGGGCTGCTGGATCCCATGGTGGAGGTGCGGCCCACCAAGGGCCAGGTGGACGACCTCATGGCCGAGATCAAGGCCCGCGCCGAAAGTGACGAGCGCGTGCTCGTGACCACCCTGACCAAGCGCATGGCCGAGGACCTGACCGAGTACTGCAACAACCTCGGCGTACCGGCGCGCTACCTGCACTCCGACATCGACACCCTGGAGCGCGTGGCCATCATCCAGGCCTTGCGCGCCGGCGAGTTCACCGCCCTGGTGGGCATCAACCTGCTGCGGGAAGGGCTCGACATACCAGAGGTTTCCCTGGTAGCCATCCTCGATGCGGACAAGGAGGGCTTTCTGCGGTCCACGCGATCGCTCATCCAGACGTTCGGCCGCGCTGCGCGCAACGTGGGCGGCCGGGTCATCCTCTATGCGGACGCCATGACACCCTCCATGCGGAACGCCATAGAGGAGACGGAGCGACGCCGTGAGAAGCAGCTTGCCTACAACGAGGAGCACGGCATTACCCCGGAGACGGTGAAGAAAGAGCTCTCCAACATTCTGGAGAGCATCTACGCCGGTTCCAAGGACAAGACGAAACGGGATCGCCGCCGGGAGGTCGTTCTCGCCGAGGAAGGCGCGGACTACTCCATGAACCCGGCCGCGGCGAGCCGCGAGATCAAGAAGCTGGAGCGCGCCATGCGCGAGGCGGCCAAGGATCTGGAGTTCGAGCGCGCAGCCGAGCTGCGCGACCGCATCCGCGCCATACGCGAAACCTTCCTCGCCCCCCAGGAGGATTGA